The following is a genomic window from Citrifermentans bemidjiense Bem.
GAAGCGGTCACCCTCGTTGGTGAACGGGATGATGACGCAGTCGCTGTCGGCCATCGAGTTGACCGTATAATCCTCGCCCGAGATGACGGTCGGGATGGAGAGGTTGATGTCCAGCCCCCCCTTGGAGAGTATCTGCTTCACGTAGCCCCCCAGCATGTTGGCGATCTCGCCCAGGGCGTCGTTCACGTCCTCCCCCACCTCCTCCACGTCCATGCCGAGCATGTTCGAGGTGATGCGCAGGGCGAACTCCTGCGGACAGTGGATGGAGAGGATGCCGGTGTAGGTGCCGGCCAAGCCGACCATCCCGGTGACCGAGCAGTGGAACGCGGTGACCGGCTCCTTGAGGGGGTAGCTGTCCTCCAAGGCCATCATCACCATCGTTTCGAAGACCTCCTTGGTGGCGTTGATCACGTAGCCGGCCAGGTCCGCCTCCTCCAGATGTGTCGCGTGCGCGATTTCCTGGTTCAGCGACATCATAACAAGCCTCCCAGCTTCTCGTTGAGCTGATCGGGCGTGAAGGGCTTCTTGATCGAGTCGCTCGCGCCGTTGCTGATGGCTTCCTTGAGTATGTCCTCGCCCCCCTCGGTGGTGATCATCACGATGGGGGTCTTGACCCCTTTGGCCCTGACGCTCTTGATGAACTCGAGGCCGTCCATGTTCGGCATGTTGATGTCGGAGAGGATGAGGTCGATGCTCTTTCCTTCCATGGCGGCAAGTCCCTCGATGCCGTCGCCCGCCTCGTAGATGTCGTCCACGGCAAGACCGGCCTGGCGCAGGCTGCGGGAGATGATCTTTCTCATGGTCGAGGAATCGTCCACTATTAATACGTTGCCCATGTTTTGCTCCTCCTTGGCTGATAGGTGGTATCGGTCGCAACAGCGTCTTTTTGCTGCTGTTTTAGGCTCGATGCTAGGCTAATCGGTTTCTTGGCCCTGAACTTTAACGCTTAAATGACTTCCTTCCTCCCGCAGCGGCAAAAGGACCGAGAAGCGGCTCCCCT
Proteins encoded in this region:
- a CDS encoding chemotaxis protein CheX, whose amino-acid sequence is MMSLNQEIAHATHLEEADLAGYVINATKEVFETMVMMALEDSYPLKEPVTAFHCSVTGMVGLAGTYTGILSIHCPQEFALRITSNMLGMDVEEVGEDVNDALGEIANMLGGYVKQILSKGGLDINLSIPTVISGEDYTVNSMADSDCVIIPFTNEGDRFLVGLKLRKEL
- a CDS encoding response regulator, with product MGNVLIVDDSSTMRKIISRSLRQAGLAVDDIYEAGDGIEGLAAMEGKSIDLILSDINMPNMDGLEFIKSVRAKGVKTPIVMITTEGGEDILKEAISNGASDSIKKPFTPDQLNEKLGGLL